A genomic segment from Herpetosiphonaceae bacterium encodes:
- a CDS encoding aldo/keto reductase: MRYVPFGTTGIEVSQLGFGVWTVGTTWWGINDKQVGIDLLRRAYDLGVTFFDTADTYGEGFGEEIVAEALGDVRDKIVIATKGGYNWYEHKERRGQQERPQDWRPEFIRFSVEQSLRRLKTDRIDFWQAHNTKMDAIDSDALWDVLERLKDEGKIRAFGVALGPAIGWLDEGVKAMRTRKIDGLHMIYNMLEQEPGRELSRVAQEEGVALLVRVPHSSGMLEGKYTAETKFEKNDHRMHRPKEWLINGLKKLEKLTFLHEDRDLTIGQAALKFIWQTPMCAVALPNIYNVEQLEEFAAASDKAELTADDMARVADLYDHGFYLEPTEAEQVA; encoded by the coding sequence ATGCGATACGTACCCTTTGGCACGACCGGCATAGAGGTTTCACAGCTTGGCTTCGGCGTCTGGACCGTCGGCACGACGTGGTGGGGCATCAACGATAAGCAGGTGGGGATCGATCTGCTGCGGCGGGCATACGACCTGGGCGTGACCTTCTTCGACACCGCCGACACCTACGGCGAGGGCTTCGGCGAGGAGATCGTCGCCGAGGCGCTGGGCGACGTGCGCGACAAGATCGTGATCGCGACCAAGGGCGGCTACAACTGGTACGAGCACAAGGAGCGACGCGGCCAGCAGGAGCGACCGCAGGACTGGCGTCCTGAGTTTATTCGCTTCAGCGTCGAGCAAAGCCTGCGACGGCTCAAGACCGATCGCATCGACTTCTGGCAGGCGCACAACACCAAGATGGACGCGATCGACAGCGACGCGCTATGGGATGTGCTGGAGCGGCTGAAAGACGAGGGCAAGATCCGCGCGTTCGGCGTGGCGCTCGGCCCGGCGATCGGCTGGCTCGATGAGGGCGTCAAGGCGATGCGCACGCGCAAGATCGACGGCCTGCACATGATCTACAACATGCTCGAGCAGGAGCCGGGACGCGAGCTGTCGCGGGTAGCGCAGGAGGAGGGCGTCGCGCTGCTGGTGCGAGTGCCGCACTCAAGCGGCATGCTTGAGGGCAAGTACACCGCCGAGACGAAGTTTGAGAAGAACGATCACCGCATGCACCGGCCCAAAGAGTGGCTGATCAACGGCCTCAAGAAGCTCGAAAAGCTGACGTTCCTGCACGAGGACCGCGACCTCACGATCGGCCAGGCGGCGCTCAAGTTCATCTGGCAAACGCCGATGTGTGCCGTGGCGCTGCCGAACATCTATAACGTCGAGCAGCTCGAAGAGTTTGCCGCCGCGTCGGACAAGGCC